In Fluviicola sp., the sequence GCATAGCAGTAAAGCGCTATGATCGTATTCGCAATACTTGGGATCGTGGGTAGGAATCCGCCCTGGTAAAAGATGTAAATCGGTGAAGACATCGCAAAAATGACCACCAAAGCCGCTTTTATTTTGGAGCCGCAGATCTTCTCCGACAACAGGTACAAAAAGAAAAATCCGACAATGCTGTAGATGAGTATGTACGCATGGAAAACCCACGGTTCATTCGTGCCGAAAGCCTCCATAAAGACCGCCGGAACGTAATCATGCACCGGAAATTCCACCGCTGTAATCGTCGAATAGCTCGGATCGGACCAATTTTTAGGAAACTGGTGATTGAGGATATAATTCTGAGGCTTGAAGAAGTTCAGATCGTTGCGCACAAATCCGTTTGCAAGTGCCAGCCGATCGTTTTGAGCCCACGTATGCGTATACGCAGGTATTTCATTCAGATGCCTGAACTGGAAGATCAGCGTAACGAATGTGATCAGTAAAAATGCGATGCTATTTGTGATGCTTCTTGTTTTCAAGACTCCAAATTACTTAGAATAATCAACCCGTACAAATATCCGGCTATTCCCGGATTTATTCGTTTTCCAAAGCAATCAATCGGTTTTCTTTTATCCACGGACCATCTTCACTGAAGGAAGCCGTATCGAAGTATTTTCCGGCTTTCAGGTGTTCGGTCCATTGTTCGTCGGTGACCCAAATCCGGTATTTCGCCAAGGGAAGGTTATTCGCATCGTCCCAAAAGTTTCTCCATTCTTCTTCCCATTCATCGTCCCAATCTTCGTGGTCTTCATCAATTCCAAGGTTATCCTTGACTTTCTGACCTACTTTTTCATGGGCTTCGTCTTCCACGAAAGGAACATTGCGGGCTTCATAAATCACCACTTTCTCAATGAATTTATGCGCTATCGGACCCAATGAGCCGGGCAAATACGAATCGTCGAACGGAATTTCCTTTGCAAGCGGCGATGTTGCCACCCGGTTGTAATCCTTATCGAAACTGTAAGCTTCAGAAGTCAGTAACGCCAGGGCAAAAGCCGGGTCTTCGGGGAAATTTCCCGCATCCGGATGTGCAAAAAGCACTTCCATATCAATCCACTTCTTTCCTTTTTTGATTACTGAAACAGTCCACAATGAACTCATTGAATGTATATTTTAGAGATGATTGGCCTAAAATTAAGTAAAATTTACTCCTGAAGGCTTCCCGGAAACAGAAAACCGGGCGCTTTTAATTATCTTCACGGGATGTTAAGTTCAGCTGAAATGGATGACCCGGAAAACGACGAAGATGTGTTTATTTTTCGCGATTCCACCTTTGCTGAACTCAACTACGGCACGCTTTTGAAATTCGCGGAAGCATCAGCTATCCAGGTATTGAATTTCAGCGGGAATTCCGTTCATGCGGTCGAACTTTCCATCAACAAAGGCATCTTTTTATGCAATTACGGTTTCCGGGCCGAACACGAGGTCATCCTGACACAGGAAAACCGGACCGTTGTGCTTGCCTGCAGCTGCGGCGGGAATGGTAAAAAACTGTGCGATCACCAGGCCATTGTCCTTTACCGGGTCATGGAACTGGGAGATTTCCGCGCTTTCTTTGATGAATCCGACCGGAAGAAACGCATTTCGGAAACCGCACTTTCCTACGGAATTTCGGATGAAACCAAGTGGAACGGGCTTTTCGAGCTCTCGTATGAAAACCGGCAGGTAAAAGTGACTTCGAAAAACCCGGAGTTGATCCGTTTAACTCCTGATAAACTGGACGAATTGAACCGCAAGCTGGCACCGGTTTCCTTTTCCCCGGAAAAATTGCACGCTCCCCTGCCAAACCGCTATATTTCCTTTCGTGCTTACCCAGATGAAAACCATTTTGAGTTCGAAGTCAATGAAAGTGCTTTGACCCAAAACGGCAAAATCAAAGCTCCGATCCGGGTATTGAACGCCCTGGAACTGGCATTGCAGGAAACTTCCCCGGAGCTGATCCAGGCTTATACTGCTTTGGGCATGTTGGGAACGAAGCATCATTTGTACCGCAATCTGGTTAATGACGAGGAAACTTTCCTGAAAGTGGTCAAATCGATCGGGATTGCCAAACCGCTTTTTGATAAACTGGAAGTGATCGAAACCTGGAATACAAAACCTCCCAAAGACACGGATTTTACCCTTCATATTCACGACAAACCGATGCAATTGCACCTGGATGTCAACCAGAACGAAGAATTCTTCGAAATTACCGGGTTTATTGAAGTTGACAATCACCAAATTTCCTTCGACCAGGTGAAAATGAAGAGCGAATTGTTTATCCGTCGCGGGCAGGACCTATACCTGATCAAAAACTGGAATTACCTGCGAACATTGAGCTATTTCCGGAAGAACCATCATAAACTGATTATTCACCAGTCGCAGTTTGATGCTTTCCAGGCCAGTTTTTTGGTTCCGTTGGAGAACGTGATCAGCATCAATTATTCATACGTCAAAAAGGCTACGCGGGCCATTATTAAACAAACAGAACTGGCAACCGTTGGTGCAAAACGCATTTATCTGACAGACAGCGAACATTATATTCACATTACTCCGATCATCGAATACGGAAATGTGGAAATCCCCATTCTTTCCAAACGCAAATTGCTCACTATTGATCAAACGGGGAATTCTTTTGAGATTCCACGGGATGAAAACCTGGAAGTAGCTTTCCTGGGACAAATTATCCGTTTGCACAAAGATTTCGAATACCAGATGGGCGGCGATTTTTTCTATTTGCACAAAAGCCAGTTTTTGGAAAACGATTGGTTTTTGAATGCATTTGAATCCTGGTCGGAAGCAGAACTGGAAATTCACGGTTTCCAGGAAATAACCAAATTGAAACTGGTTCCGAAAAGCATGAAGGTTTCCGTTCAAATTATCAGCGGAATTGATTGGTTCGAAACGAAGGCACATATTAAAGTCGGCGATAACCGCGTGCGTTTGAAAGAAATTCAGCGCAGTATTATCCAGAAATCGCGCTATGTAAAATTAGGCGACGGGCAAATGGCCTTGCTTCCGCAACAATGGCTCGACCGTTTTTCGGCATTTTTCCAGGAAGGCGAATTGGTCGAAGACGTCATCCGGATCCCGAAAACTTCCTATCAATTCATCGATGAATGGTTCGAAGCAGAAGAAATTGACAGCACAGTCCGGACACAGATTACAGACTTAAAAGAGAAGATTACACACTTTGAGCGCATTCCTGAAGTTGACC encodes:
- a CDS encoding SNF2-related protein, giving the protein MLSSAEMDDPENDEDVFIFRDSTFAELNYGTLLKFAEASAIQVLNFSGNSVHAVELSINKGIFLCNYGFRAEHEVILTQENRTVVLACSCGGNGKKLCDHQAIVLYRVMELGDFRAFFDESDRKKRISETALSYGISDETKWNGLFELSYENRQVKVTSKNPELIRLTPDKLDELNRKLAPVSFSPEKLHAPLPNRYISFRAYPDENHFEFEVNESALTQNGKIKAPIRVLNALELALQETSPELIQAYTALGMLGTKHHLYRNLVNDEETFLKVVKSIGIAKPLFDKLEVIETWNTKPPKDTDFTLHIHDKPMQLHLDVNQNEEFFEITGFIEVDNHQISFDQVKMKSELFIRRGQDLYLIKNWNYLRTLSYFRKNHHKLIIHQSQFDAFQASFLVPLENVISINYSYVKKATRAIIKQTELATVGAKRIYLTDSEHYIHITPIIEYGNVEIPILSKRKLLTIDQTGNSFEIPRDENLEVAFLGQIIRLHKDFEYQMGGDFFYLHKSQFLENDWFLNAFESWSEAELEIHGFQEITKLKLVPKSMKVSVQIISGIDWFETKAHIKVGDNRVRLKEIQRSIIQKSRYVKLGDGQMALLPQQWLDRFSAFFQEGELVEDVIRIPKTSYQFIDEWFEAEEIDSTVRTQITDLKEKITHFERIPEVDLPQQFETELRHYQREGYHWLHFLNDFGFGGILADDMGLGKTIQVLAYLSKKLETKKGVHLIVVPTSLVFNWKDEIAKFTPHLRVLDLHGTKRIKSVHHFEEFDILLSTYGTLLSDIRYLKDFVFDTIILDEGQAIKNPDSKRYKTVRLLQSKQRFVLTGTPIENNTLDIYSILSFCNPGMFGSLKQFKEHFAFPIDKFQDSLRAKELQKRIHPFLLRRTKKQVATELPEKTEMVVYCEMDHEQQRVYDVYKTELKEYLLSEPDFTDGQHSMHVLAGLTRLRQICNSPALINENGVSYGDQSAKIKELVEQIEDKKKHHKILVFSQFVGMLELIEKALEEREIPYSKLTGQTRKRKEVVSAFQENENIRVFLISLKAGGMGLNLTQADYVYLVDPWWNPAVENQAIDRAYRIGQDKKVVAVRFITPNTIEEKILELQKRKHELVGDLVHTDVSTLKQLSRKELVELL